The proteins below come from a single Gimesia alba genomic window:
- a CDS encoding DSD1 family PLP-dependent enzyme: protein MSQSVIGSHKFDLDTPILCIDLDLMESNIQKMSDYILSRGKTWRPHEKCHKTPAIALAQMQAGAIGVTCAKVSEAEVMAAAGVKDILIANMIVGKTKWERVVSLCRHARPIIACDHFAQIEPLAMMCAEAGVTCRMMPEVNIGLNRVGSRPGQDTLDLAMAIDKLDGVELAGIMGYEGHLLQVQDPAEKEEKITEAMRTLVGCKTAIEAKGIPCEIVSAGGTGSYQITSNCEGITELQAGGGIFADPMYVNKCGLTGLDYSLSVLATVASRPEKGRMVLDCGRKTMHPDFQLPLVKAWPDAKVTALSAEHCAVDLGPESQDLKIGDKIELIPGYADFTTILHENFYGFRNDRLEVVWPIQGRGKIQ, encoded by the coding sequence ATGTCTCAGTCAGTTATTGGATCACATAAATTCGACCTGGATACCCCGATTCTCTGCATCGATCTGGATCTGATGGAATCAAATATTCAGAAGATGTCCGACTATATTCTCAGCCGCGGCAAGACCTGGCGTCCGCACGAAAAATGCCATAAAACCCCCGCCATCGCACTGGCTCAGATGCAGGCCGGCGCCATCGGCGTGACCTGCGCCAAGGTCTCCGAAGCCGAAGTCATGGCAGCTGCGGGTGTCAAAGATATTCTGATCGCCAATATGATTGTCGGTAAAACCAAATGGGAACGCGTGGTCTCTCTCTGTCGTCATGCACGTCCGATTATCGCCTGTGATCACTTTGCTCAAATCGAGCCTCTGGCCATGATGTGTGCCGAAGCGGGCGTCACCTGCCGCATGATGCCCGAAGTGAACATCGGCCTGAACCGGGTCGGCTCACGCCCGGGACAGGACACACTCGATCTGGCAATGGCCATCGATAAACTGGATGGCGTCGAACTGGCGGGCATCATGGGTTATGAAGGACACCTGCTCCAGGTTCAAGATCCGGCTGAAAAAGAAGAAAAAATTACCGAAGCCATGCGAACCCTCGTCGGCTGTAAAACGGCCATCGAAGCCAAAGGCATTCCCTGTGAAATCGTCAGCGCTGGCGGAACCGGCTCTTATCAGATTACTTCCAACTGCGAAGGAATTACCGAATTGCAGGCAGGCGGCGGCATCTTTGCCGACCCGATGTACGTCAACAAATGCGGTCTGACGGGCCTTGATTATTCACTCAGTGTGCTGGCGACCGTGGCCAGCCGTCCCGAAAAAGGACGCATGGTGCTCGACTGTGGTCGCAAGACAATGCACCCTGACTTCCAGCTTCCCCTGGTCAAAGCCTGGCCCGATGCGAAGGTGACAGCCCTTAGTGCAGAACACTGTGCCGTCGACCTGGGACCCGAATCACAGGACCTCAAGATCGGCGACAAAATCGAATTGATCCCCGGCTACGCCGACTTCACCACGATCCTGCACGAAAACTTCTACGGCTTCCGCAACGATCGCCTCGAAGTCGTCTGGCCAATCCAGGGGCGCGGGAAGATTCAGTAA
- a CDS encoding DUF1501 domain-containing protein, translating to MVRGHLSDGCAEFRSSLHLNRRGFLKAGGLGIAGLTLANLLQHEAHAGPAAQKENSVIILWMRGGPSQHETWDPKPLAPAEFRGDFGAIKSSVPGIEIVDLMPRCAKIMDKWSIIRSLHHTNAGHSAGDQILFTGYPPGTDPTLNVHPSCGSIASEQLGHLTPELPPYVMIPRQVPGTDSAYLGVAHKPFETLADPANDAPFTLQNFSLVEGISDNRFTRRKDLLKGFDQFRTDLDRSGQLKAINEFQQQAFGILSSDKARKAFDLDAERSSTRERYGFIPRYDPMDPTRCSASAFSQRMLLARRLVEAGVRLVTVDCRWWDTHVKGFDSMRNGFLPRWDQAYSALIEDLDQRGLLETTLVVAWGEFGRTPRVNKNSGRDHYPNVFSAAIAGGPVKGGRVVGSSDAKGAFPKDNPKTPQDVLATVYQHLGVDTEKHYLDHSGRPIITLPYGEPLHELM from the coding sequence ATGGTGAGAGGTCACTTGAGCGATGGCTGCGCTGAATTTCGAAGTTCACTCCACCTGAACCGTCGCGGCTTTCTGAAAGCCGGCGGTTTGGGGATAGCTGGCTTGACGCTGGCTAATCTTCTGCAACACGAAGCGCACGCCGGTCCTGCTGCCCAAAAAGAGAATTCGGTTATCATCCTCTGGATGCGGGGCGGCCCGTCTCAGCACGAAACATGGGATCCGAAACCGTTGGCCCCTGCTGAATTTCGCGGGGATTTCGGTGCTATCAAAAGTTCTGTTCCCGGCATTGAAATCGTCGATCTGATGCCCCGTTGCGCGAAGATCATGGATAAGTGGTCGATTATTCGCAGCCTGCATCACACCAATGCGGGACACTCCGCCGGAGACCAGATTCTGTTCACCGGATACCCGCCTGGAACAGACCCCACTCTCAACGTGCATCCCAGTTGCGGTTCGATTGCCTCAGAACAACTGGGACACCTGACTCCTGAACTGCCCCCATACGTCATGATTCCCCGCCAGGTGCCGGGAACCGATTCGGCTTACCTGGGCGTGGCGCACAAGCCGTTTGAAACATTAGCCGACCCGGCCAATGACGCCCCGTTTACCTTACAAAACTTCTCGCTGGTCGAAGGCATCAGCGACAATCGTTTTACGCGTCGTAAAGACCTGCTCAAAGGCTTTGACCAGTTTCGCACTGACTTGGACCGCTCCGGGCAACTCAAAGCCATTAACGAATTCCAGCAACAGGCGTTCGGCATCTTAAGTTCCGACAAAGCCCGGAAAGCGTTCGACCTGGATGCAGAACGCAGCAGTACACGAGAACGCTACGGTTTTATTCCCCGCTATGATCCCATGGACCCGACCCGTTGCAGCGCGAGTGCCTTTTCACAGCGGATGCTCTTAGCTCGCCGTCTGGTCGAAGCAGGCGTGAGACTTGTGACAGTCGATTGCCGCTGGTGGGACACGCACGTTAAAGGATTCGACTCGATGCGAAATGGTTTTCTGCCCCGCTGGGATCAGGCCTACTCGGCTCTGATCGAAGACCTGGACCAACGCGGCCTGCTGGAAACCACGCTAGTCGTCGCCTGGGGAGAATTCGGTCGCACACCACGCGTGAATAAGAATTCTGGCCGCGATCATTACCCGAATGTATTCAGCGCCGCGATCGCCGGAGGGCCCGTCAAAGGGGGCCGTGTCGTCGGTTCGTCCGATGCCAAAGGCGCGTTCCCCAAAGATAATCCGAAAACGCCGCAGGATGTGCTCGCCACGGTCTACCAACACCTGGGAGTCGACACCGAGAAGCATTATCTGGATCATTCGGGCCGCCCGATCATTACGCTCCCCTACGGAGAACCATTACACGAGTTGATGTAG
- a CDS encoding DNA repair ATPase, whose amino-acid sequence MADLENNSEETAGGNADAIALESSTYEIIQNRLQSHGKELKARLGKLNELRKEVFGSIETQLLGSDRITTEHNCIPRDMLAVGNRFLFGYNVHFGLKSETHLSDVFSVYEFKEGTYHALPLDLIQNVEFEKDFKDIYRYYKNATFAKFFVKGPFLYMLFKVGDGPKDFKSFKWAIQGSELVYVDNRSDHEVQYPSQQEFEWTRTHRDLHYTGAHPHISIDDRLFVETIGGDLTIKIENNTETGEGIYSEPVDDPDQVLDDAEIFYALIGSLILLKIRPYKETKFRYFIYNEKLQKAQRLDSIQDACILLPDDHGLVFSNGYYLQNGESKTFDTELQDMLYQERIASPNGEDFLYVFYQPDQGAYVLLQYNVIEQKLDTPLICHGFTRFEGGELICFSGQDEPQKHHMIQLWKTPYISESFQVPHKTDSYLDKIGNKDIVRGMAECHELLGLIYRKDAYENLYVDLVKQTSVVLDSYFWINHQETFVLGEVVLEIKKAAEAAVSEYEKVLQLRQNTKKTTAEIETKTKNTFTDIDHRRFDKIDDFVQSLASLRGLRGDVISLRDLRYVDQGLVDRLEQSVGKRTEKLATRCVSFLLREDALKPYADRITAATEQIQTVEKVADARKVEQEIEASSNELEMLIDIVSNLKVEDTTQRTAIIDNISTNFSRINQSRAALKRRIKELMSVEGVAEFNAQIKLLNQGVVNYLDVSDSPEKCDDFLTKLMIQVEELEGRFSEFDEFVEQLTEKREEIYAAFETRKLAIVESRNKRANSLAKSADRILTGIRSRAEQLETINEINGYFAADLMIDKVRDIVRQLGELEDTVKVDDIQSRLKSIREDAVRQLKDKQELFVDGENIIKLGNRQFTVNRQPLDLTTVYRDDALQLHLTGTNFFEVIEDERLLATREVWDQEVVSENRDVYRVEYLTYCLLKSLETDPEHSVESLAKLSDEELLAFIQKFMGPRYSEGYIKGVHDQDTLLLLRSLLKVKPALGLLRYQSGARALASLYWEYFCDPETKDLFATKLAGFGRIMQVFPQTGQQQYYINELQQQLSQFVQRISCCDQALIPEAAEYLFLELVRGEAFVVSKRAADLYLEFEKYLKHNNALERLQESLAATNENPANWFLLARDWVQAYLDHLDSDEDYDYLDEVSLLLLQDKLDRSRLIDATVTAQISGLSGSHARIQNGEYHLHFNRYMKRLTEFESVNVPRYESYLALKKEIVDRSRNSMRLDEFRPRVLTSFVRNRLLDEVYLPVIGDNLAKQMGEAGEQKRTDRMGLLMLVSPPGYGKTTLMEYIANRLGIIFMKINGPALGHQVTSLDPAAAPNAGAREEVKKLNLSLEMGDNVMIYLDDIQHCNPEFLQKFISLCDAQRKIEGVYQGETRTYDLRGRKVAVVMAGNPYTESGEKFQIPDMLSNRADIYNLGEVIGEHADAFEMSYLENCITSNPVLNPLSSRSQKDVYTIIQMAQDGTGERGDLEGNYSVEELNEMVSTMKKLIRVRDVILSVNREYIRSAAQSDEYRTEPAFKLQGSYRNMNRIAEKVFAVMNEKELETLIVSNYENDAQTLTSDTEANLLKFKELMGILTEAELQRWNDIKKSFRKNLQLKGVGGEDRLAQAVLQLSNVGEGLQDIRETMDAGMNRLTEKKETNLDLYAKDFSERFQHLAESLNAIQAALSSGTQNVTTLFEQSLQSRSAPSTPAPQTEERAHTPDDKITVVNKIPRSLLNVLETQFDLMQGWMQPLLLSTHANQTEFQELRELITRCLNDYNALLKRMDDE is encoded by the coding sequence ATGGCCGATTTGGAAAATAATTCAGAAGAGACTGCCGGCGGCAATGCAGATGCGATTGCCCTCGAAAGCAGTACATATGAAATTATTCAAAATCGCTTACAGAGCCATGGAAAAGAGCTGAAGGCGCGTCTCGGAAAACTCAATGAGTTGCGTAAAGAGGTCTTCGGTTCCATTGAAACCCAGCTGCTGGGCAGTGACCGCATCACAACCGAGCATAATTGCATCCCCCGTGATATGCTGGCGGTGGGGAACCGGTTTCTGTTTGGTTACAACGTGCACTTTGGCCTGAAATCAGAAACACATCTGAGTGACGTGTTCTCGGTCTACGAATTCAAAGAGGGCACGTATCATGCGTTGCCACTCGATCTGATTCAGAATGTCGAGTTCGAAAAAGACTTCAAGGACATCTACCGCTATTACAAAAATGCCACCTTTGCCAAGTTTTTTGTCAAAGGTCCTTTTTTGTATATGTTGTTTAAGGTCGGGGATGGCCCCAAGGATTTCAAGTCGTTCAAGTGGGCGATTCAGGGTAGCGAACTCGTTTATGTAGATAACCGGAGTGACCACGAGGTCCAGTATCCGTCTCAGCAGGAATTTGAATGGACGCGTACTCATCGCGATCTGCATTACACAGGAGCACATCCTCATATTTCGATCGATGATCGGCTGTTTGTCGAAACCATCGGCGGCGACCTGACGATCAAGATTGAAAACAATACCGAAACGGGTGAGGGGATCTACTCCGAACCCGTTGACGATCCCGATCAGGTCCTGGACGATGCCGAGATTTTCTATGCACTCATCGGCTCACTGATATTGTTGAAAATTCGTCCGTATAAAGAAACGAAATTTCGGTATTTCATTTATAACGAAAAATTGCAGAAAGCTCAGCGGCTGGATTCAATCCAGGATGCCTGCATTTTGCTTCCCGATGATCATGGCCTGGTGTTTTCAAACGGCTATTATCTGCAAAACGGAGAATCAAAAACCTTCGACACCGAACTGCAGGACATGCTCTATCAGGAACGCATTGCGTCTCCAAACGGTGAAGACTTTCTGTATGTGTTCTATCAGCCGGATCAGGGAGCCTACGTTCTACTCCAGTACAATGTGATCGAACAAAAGCTCGATACTCCTTTAATCTGCCACGGTTTCACCCGCTTCGAAGGGGGAGAGTTGATCTGTTTTTCCGGCCAGGATGAGCCGCAAAAACATCACATGATTCAGCTTTGGAAGACCCCTTACATCAGTGAATCATTTCAGGTTCCACACAAAACTGATTCTTATCTCGATAAAATTGGTAATAAAGACATCGTACGCGGCATGGCCGAATGCCATGAGCTTCTCGGGTTGATCTACCGAAAAGATGCTTACGAAAATCTGTATGTTGATCTGGTGAAACAGACCAGTGTCGTGCTCGATTCCTATTTCTGGATCAATCACCAGGAAACGTTTGTCTTAGGCGAGGTCGTACTTGAGATCAAAAAGGCTGCGGAAGCGGCCGTCTCTGAGTATGAAAAAGTTCTGCAGCTCAGGCAGAATACGAAAAAAACAACAGCCGAGATTGAGACAAAGACAAAGAACACTTTCACTGACATTGATCATCGACGGTTTGATAAGATTGATGACTTTGTCCAGAGTCTGGCAAGTTTACGAGGTTTGCGCGGCGATGTGATTTCGTTACGCGATCTGCGGTATGTCGATCAGGGACTGGTCGATCGGCTGGAACAAAGTGTCGGCAAGCGAACCGAAAAACTGGCAACCCGCTGTGTTTCATTCCTGCTGAGAGAGGATGCACTCAAGCCGTACGCAGATCGAATCACTGCTGCGACCGAACAGATTCAAACTGTGGAGAAGGTTGCCGACGCACGGAAGGTCGAACAGGAGATCGAAGCCAGCTCGAACGAACTCGAAATGTTGATCGATATTGTCAGTAATCTGAAAGTTGAAGATACAACACAGCGCACCGCGATCATTGATAATATTTCGACGAACTTTTCCCGTATCAATCAATCCCGAGCCGCTCTAAAACGACGCATCAAAGAGTTGATGTCCGTGGAAGGAGTGGCGGAATTCAATGCCCAGATCAAGCTGCTGAATCAAGGGGTGGTCAATTATCTGGATGTTTCCGATTCACCTGAAAAGTGTGATGATTTTCTCACCAAACTGATGATTCAGGTTGAGGAACTCGAAGGCCGATTTTCGGAATTTGATGAATTCGTTGAGCAGTTGACCGAAAAGCGGGAAGAGATCTACGCCGCCTTTGAGACGCGCAAACTGGCGATTGTCGAAAGTCGCAATAAGCGGGCAAATTCGCTGGCGAAGTCGGCAGACCGGATTCTGACTGGGATCCGCAGTCGTGCAGAGCAGTTAGAAACGATAAACGAGATCAATGGTTATTTTGCTGCTGACCTGATGATCGACAAGGTCCGGGACATCGTTCGACAACTGGGCGAGCTGGAAGATACGGTCAAAGTCGATGACATTCAGAGCCGTCTGAAAAGTATTCGCGAAGATGCCGTCCGGCAGCTAAAAGACAAGCAGGAATTGTTTGTTGATGGCGAAAATATCATCAAGCTCGGCAATCGCCAATTCACGGTCAATCGTCAGCCGCTCGATTTAACAACCGTCTATCGTGATGATGCCCTGCAGTTGCATTTGACGGGAACCAACTTCTTTGAAGTGATCGAAGACGAACGTCTGTTAGCAACCAGAGAAGTCTGGGATCAGGAAGTCGTTTCGGAAAACCGTGATGTGTATCGGGTGGAATATTTAACGTACTGCCTGTTAAAATCTTTGGAGACGGATCCGGAACACTCCGTTGAATCGCTTGCCAAACTATCGGATGAAGAGCTACTGGCATTCATTCAGAAATTCATGGGTCCGCGTTACAGTGAAGGTTATATCAAAGGGGTCCACGATCAGGATACCTTGTTGCTGTTACGGTCACTGCTGAAAGTGAAACCGGCACTCGGGCTTTTGCGATATCAGTCGGGAGCACGCGCTTTAGCGTCACTCTATTGGGAGTATTTTTGCGACCCGGAAACAAAAGATCTCTTTGCCACCAAGTTAGCCGGATTTGGTCGGATCATGCAGGTCTTTCCTCAGACCGGCCAACAACAGTATTACATCAACGAACTACAACAGCAGCTTTCGCAATTCGTACAGCGAATTTCCTGTTGTGATCAGGCATTGATTCCGGAAGCTGCCGAATACCTGTTTCTGGAGTTGGTACGTGGAGAGGCGTTTGTGGTCAGTAAGCGGGCCGCTGATCTCTATCTGGAGTTTGAAAAATATTTAAAACACAATAACGCGTTGGAACGACTGCAGGAAAGTCTGGCTGCTACGAATGAAAATCCGGCGAACTGGTTTCTCCTGGCGCGCGACTGGGTTCAGGCGTATCTGGATCATCTGGATTCAGACGAAGATTATGATTATCTGGATGAAGTATCGCTACTGTTGCTTCAGGACAAACTCGATCGCAGCCGACTGATTGATGCGACCGTGACCGCACAGATATCCGGTCTGTCAGGCTCACATGCACGCATTCAAAATGGAGAATATCATTTGCACTTCAATCGCTATATGAAGCGGTTAACCGAATTTGAATCGGTCAACGTTCCCCGGTATGAATCGTATCTGGCATTGAAAAAAGAGATCGTAGATCGATCCCGTAATTCCATGCGGCTCGATGAATTCCGACCGCGCGTACTGACTTCATTTGTTCGAAACAGGCTACTCGACGAAGTCTATTTACCAGTCATTGGTGATAACCTGGCCAAGCAGATGGGGGAAGCAGGCGAACAGAAACGGACTGACCGCATGGGATTGCTGATGCTGGTCTCGCCCCCCGGTTACGGGAAAACGACGTTGATGGAATATATTGCCAATCGGTTGGGAATCATCTTCATGAAAATCAACGGACCGGCTCTCGGGCATCAGGTGACTTCACTCGATCCGGCGGCTGCCCCCAATGCCGGCGCTCGAGAAGAGGTCAAGAAGCTCAACCTGTCTCTGGAGATGGGCGACAATGTTATGATCTATCTGGATGACATTCAGCACTGTAATCCCGAGTTCCTACAGAAATTCATTTCGCTCTGTGATGCCCAGCGCAAAATCGAAGGCGTTTATCAAGGCGAGACCCGTACCTATGACTTACGCGGCAGAAAAGTCGCCGTTGTGATGGCGGGTAATCCTTATACGGAAAGCGGCGAGAAATTCCAGATTCCCGACATGCTCTCCAACCGGGCCGACATTTATAACCTGGGAGAAGTGATCGGCGAACACGCGGATGCCTTTGAAATGAGTTATCTGGAAAACTGTATTACGTCCAATCCAGTGCTGAATCCACTCTCTTCGCGGAGCCAGAAGGATGTTTATACCATCATTCAGATGGCACAGGATGGAACCGGAGAACGCGGCGATCTGGAAGGCAATTACTCGGTGGAAGAACTCAACGAGATGGTTTCCACCATGAAGAAACTGATCCGCGTACGTGATGTGATCTTGAGTGTCAACCGGGAATACATCCGCTCGGCAGCCCAGTCTGATGAATATCGCACCGAACCGGCATTCAAGTTACAGGGTTCCTACCGAAATATGAACCGCATCGCCGAAAAAGTGTTTGCGGTCATGAACGAGAAAGAACTCGAAACGCTGATCGTTTCCAATTATGAAAACGACGCCCAGACTCTGACATCGGATACGGAAGCCAACCTGTTGAAGTTCAAGGAATTGATGGGAATTTTAACCGAAGCCGAGCTTCAGCGCTGGAATGACATCAAGAAATCATTCCGCAAAAATCTACAGCTAAAAGGTGTGGGAGGCGAAGATCGTCTGGCCCAGGCAGTGCTGCAGCTCAGTAATGTCGGCGAGGGGCTTCAGGACATCCGCGAGACGATGGACGCTGGTATGAATCGTTTGACGGAAAAGAAAGAAACCAATCTCGATCTCTATGCCAAAGATTTCTCGGAGCGATTTCAACATCTGGCTGAGAGTCTGAATGCGATTCAGGCAGCACTTTCCTCGGGCACCCAAAATGTAACCACTCTGTTTGAGCAGTCACTACAATCACGTTCGGCACCATCAACTCCTGCTCCTCAAACTGAGGAACGAGCACACACTCCTGACGATAAAATCACGGTTGTCAATAAAATCCCTCGCTCGCTTCTAAACGTTCTGGAAACGCAGTTTGATCTAATGCAGGGCTGGATGCAGCCATTATTGTTATCCACACACGCGAATCAGACGGAGTTCCAGGAACTCCGCGAATTGATCACACGCTGTCTGAATGATTACAACGCTCTGTTAAAACGGATGGATGACGAGTAG
- a CDS encoding flotillin family protein: MVIIGGAILFGLAVAISRFYRKVGPEEALVLTGAGGLRVATGEGIIVIPVLHRADQMDLSVKRIEIARKGEVGLICRDNIRADIEVAFFVRVNNTVGDIRNVAQSLGCDRASSREALVELFDAKFSEALKTVGKHFDFVELYNERDKFKEEILKIIGTDLNGYVLDDCAIDYLEQTPLEKLSPTNILDAEGIKKITDLTAREHVLSNNITREKEKTIKKQDVEAQETILELERQRVEAVEKQTREIAALTAREQAEARRVEHEERLKAESARIRTDEELAIAEENKLRQVIVAEKSKQRTDAVETERVEKDRLLEVKERERVVGVADIEKDKAIEVEKRNIQEVIRERVIVERAVVEEQERIKDTEEFAGADRLKQVTVTKAEMEAEENLVKEVKAAEAQKTSAELLAEKVVIEAEAEKTATEKKSDAIKVMAEAKTADGAAIGLADAQVMIAKATATEKAGQAEANVMIAKAEGVQKTGEAEANVMIAKADGTEKAGTAEATVMKLKFSSEATGIVEKAKAMKLFDGVGREHEEFKIKINKDKDIELAAIAAQQEIAEAQAGIVGEALKSARIDIVGGETTFFDKIVDSIKSGKSIDRFVHNSETLTDIKNTFFNGNPDYFEDQLQTFISRFGMSFEDVKNLSVAALISQLLVQADSDEDKSVLNRLLETVKNLGISDKKVSSFINAKVKK; encoded by the coding sequence ATGGTGATTATTGGTGGGGCTATCCTATTCGGGTTAGCTGTAGCGATATCTCGCTTTTATCGAAAAGTTGGACCAGAGGAAGCATTGGTGTTAACGGGAGCAGGTGGTCTTCGCGTTGCCACAGGTGAAGGAATTATTGTAATTCCTGTTCTGCATCGAGCTGATCAGATGGACCTTTCGGTTAAGCGAATCGAAATTGCCCGAAAAGGGGAAGTTGGTCTGATTTGCCGGGATAATATCCGGGCAGATATTGAGGTGGCTTTCTTCGTACGAGTAAATAATACCGTTGGTGACATTCGCAATGTAGCACAGTCGTTGGGTTGTGATAGAGCCTCCAGTCGCGAAGCTTTGGTGGAATTGTTTGATGCCAAGTTTTCGGAGGCATTGAAGACCGTCGGGAAGCACTTCGATTTTGTAGAACTCTATAATGAACGGGATAAGTTCAAGGAAGAGATTCTGAAGATTATCGGAACAGACCTGAATGGTTATGTTTTGGATGACTGTGCGATTGACTATCTGGAACAGACTCCTCTGGAAAAACTAAGCCCGACGAATATTCTCGATGCGGAGGGGATCAAAAAGATCACCGACCTCACGGCTCGTGAGCATGTCTTGTCGAATAATATTACGCGTGAAAAAGAAAAGACCATTAAGAAGCAGGACGTCGAAGCCCAGGAAACGATTCTGGAACTGGAACGCCAGCGTGTGGAAGCGGTTGAGAAACAAACGCGGGAAATTGCCGCATTAACGGCTCGTGAGCAGGCGGAAGCCCGCCGTGTCGAGCATGAAGAACGCCTGAAGGCAGAATCAGCCCGCATTCGCACAGATGAAGAACTGGCGATTGCTGAGGAAAATAAACTGCGACAAGTGATCGTTGCTGAAAAGAGTAAACAGCGGACTGACGCAGTCGAAACGGAACGTGTTGAAAAAGATCGGTTGCTGGAAGTCAAGGAACGCGAACGTGTCGTGGGTGTCGCCGACATCGAGAAAGATAAAGCGATTGAAGTTGAAAAACGCAATATTCAGGAAGTAATCCGCGAGCGTGTGATTGTAGAACGCGCGGTTGTGGAAGAGCAGGAACGAATCAAGGATACCGAAGAGTTCGCCGGCGCAGATCGACTCAAGCAGGTCACCGTGACCAAGGCGGAAATGGAAGCAGAAGAGAATCTGGTCAAGGAAGTCAAAGCCGCAGAAGCTCAGAAAACCTCAGCCGAACTGCTGGCTGAAAAAGTGGTCATCGAAGCCGAGGCTGAGAAAACGGCCACCGAAAAGAAATCGGACGCGATCAAAGTCATGGCGGAAGCCAAGACAGCAGACGGTGCTGCGATCGGACTGGCAGATGCCCAGGTCATGATTGCCAAGGCCACCGCGACCGAAAAGGCTGGTCAGGCAGAAGCCAATGTCATGATCGCCAAAGCGGAAGGCGTACAGAAAACTGGCGAAGCCGAGGCCAACGTCATGATTGCCAAAGCCGACGGAACCGAGAAGGCCGGAACCGCGGAGGCGACTGTCATGAAACTCAAGTTCAGTTCTGAAGCGACTGGTATTGTAGAAAAAGCCAAGGCGATGAAGCTGTTCGATGGTGTTGGTCGAGAGCACGAAGAGTTCAAGATTAAGATTAATAAAGATAAGGATATCGAACTGGCGGCCATCGCTGCTCAACAGGAAATTGCAGAAGCGCAGGCAGGTATTGTTGGGGAAGCACTCAAGTCGGCCCGCATCGATATTGTCGGCGGCGAAACCACCTTCTTCGACAAGATTGTCGATTCGATCAAGAGTGGTAAATCCATCGACCGCTTTGTGCATAACAGCGAAACACTGACCGATATTAAAAATACGTTCTTTAATGGAAACCCTGATTACTTCGAAGATCAACTCCAGACTTTTATTTCCCGGTTTGGTATGTCCTTTGAAGATGTGAAGAATCTTTCCGTGGCAGCTTTGATTTCTCAACTGCTCGTCCAGGCAGACAGCGATGAAGACAAGTCCGTCTTAAATCGTCTGTTGGAGACTGTGAAAAACCTCGGAATTTCAGACAAAAAAGTTTCTTCATTTATCAATGCAAAAGTCAAAAAGTAG